From uncultured Bacteroides sp., a single genomic window includes:
- a CDS encoding HAD-IIA family hydrolase codes for MGINSISELETHLLEIKHIALDMDGTIYNGNTLFQFTLPFLAKMKELGIRYSFLTNNPTKSIDSYLEHLANMGILATREEMYSSAQATIDYLKKNFPEIKRLFILGTPSMISEFEKAGFISTNDDPDDIPQAVIVSFDTSLTYSRLCRAAWWVKQQLPYIATNPDKVCPTDMPVTLVDCGSICSSLEQATGRTPDIVIGKPDPRMLEGIQQRYQLQPSQIAIIGDRIYTDLQMAYNAKALGVLVLTGETSIKVAEQSVPRPDIIVDNLGDFGEMLYKLYSDRLVQK; via the coding sequence ATGGGTATAAATTCTATTTCAGAATTGGAAACTCATTTACTAGAAATTAAGCATATTGCTTTAGATATGGATGGAACAATATATAATGGAAATACTCTGTTTCAATTTACATTGCCATTCCTTGCTAAAATGAAAGAATTAGGAATTAGGTATTCTTTTTTGACTAATAATCCAACAAAGAGTATTGATAGCTATCTGGAGCATTTAGCTAATATGGGAATTCTAGCTACACGTGAAGAAATGTATTCATCCGCGCAAGCTACAATTGACTATCTTAAAAAGAACTTTCCTGAGATAAAACGTCTATTTATATTGGGAACTCCAAGTATGATAAGTGAATTTGAAAAAGCTGGATTCATATCAACAAATGATGATCCCGATGATATCCCACAAGCGGTTATTGTTAGTTTTGATACGTCTCTTACATATTCCCGTCTTTGTAGAGCTGCGTGGTGGGTGAAACAACAGCTGCCATATATAGCAACAAATCCAGACAAGGTTTGTCCAACAGATATGCCTGTGACATTAGTGGATTGTGGCTCAATTTGTTCAAGTCTGGAACAGGCAACAGGTCGTACACCGGATATTGTAATAGGGAAACCAGACCCACGAATGTTGGAAGGCATTCAGCAACGTTATCAGCTTCAGCCTTCACAGATTGCAATAATAGGGGATCGTATTTACACAGATTTACAAATGGCATACAATGCCAAAGCCTTGGGTGTACTGGTATTGACAGGAGAGACGAGTATAAAAGTTGCAGAGCAATCTGTTCCTCGGCCTGATATTATAGTTGATAATCTAGGCGACTTTGGAGAGATGCTTTATAAACTTTATAGTGATAGACTGGTGCAAAAATAA
- a CDS encoding glycerophosphodiester phosphodiesterase family protein, whose translation MAKKIAEVRVVVWRTCVVMLVLVNFFVTSQNALAQSSKIHSLNIKKNKDVHDYFKYKGDSSILVSGHRGGREKGFSENSLAGFGNVMKQMPAFFEIDPRLTKDSVIVLMHDPTLERTTTGKGRVCDYTWTELKSIRLKDSEGNVTPYSIPTLKEVIKWSKGKTVINLDKKDVPMKMVAALIKKYHAENYVMLTVHNGAQARYYYDRFPNIMFSAFIRTMKEYEDIASSNVPWRNFIAYIGPTINSENENIVKLLHAKGVRCMVSLAPTHDKLKTYEERQKSYKEEINKRPDIIESDIPTEIWTAMQSR comes from the coding sequence ATGGCAAAGAAAATAGCTGAAGTCAGAGTGGTGGTTTGGAGAACTTGTGTAGTTATGCTTGTTTTAGTAAACTTCTTCGTAACTAGTCAGAATGCACTAGCTCAATCGTCAAAGATTCACTCTCTGAATATAAAAAAAAATAAGGATGTTCATGACTATTTTAAATACAAAGGAGATTCTTCTATTTTAGTTAGCGGACATCGCGGCGGACGGGAAAAAGGTTTTTCAGAGAACAGTTTAGCTGGATTTGGTAATGTTATGAAACAGATGCCCGCTTTCTTTGAGATAGATCCCAGGCTTACTAAAGATAGTGTAATTGTTCTGATGCACGATCCTACTTTAGAAAGAACTACAACGGGAAAGGGTAGGGTTTGTGATTATACCTGGACCGAACTTAAATCTATTCGATTGAAAGATAGTGAGGGAAATGTAACGCCATATTCTATTCCAACACTCAAAGAGGTAATAAAATGGAGTAAGGGAAAGACTGTTATTAATTTGGATAAAAAAGATGTTCCAATGAAAATGGTTGCTGCACTGATCAAAAAATATCATGCAGAGAATTATGTAATGCTCACAGTTCATAATGGAGCTCAGGCAAGATATTATTACGATCGTTTCCCTAATATTATGTTTTCTGCATTTATCCGTACAATGAAGGAATATGAAGATATTGCTTCTTCTAATGTGCCTTGGCGAAATTTTATTGCGTATATAGGCCCAACGATTAATTCTGAAAATGAAAATATAGTAAAGCTATTGCATGCAAAAGGAGTAAGGTGTATGGTCTCATTGGCTCCAACTCATGATAAATTGAAAACGTATGAAGAGCGGCAAAAATCTTATAAAGAAGAAATAAATAAACGACCAGATATTATTGAATCTGATATACCTACAGAAATATGGACAGCTATGCAATCTCGATAG
- a CDS encoding MFS transporter, translating into MKSITYHLTESAASFKHLSWGYLGILIFMMGDGIEAGWLSPYLIDRGLNIQESALLFSIYGVTIAISSWLSGVLTETYGAKRTMFAGVILYLLGSSGFVGLGVPNLNYSVMLVTYALRGFGYPLFAYSFLVWITYCTPKEKLGGAVGLFWFVFTGGLNVLGAYYSSWAIVHFGNIGTLWTSLFWSSLGALFALGMNSYKKGPEKKSSANAKELIKGITIMRDEPKVLLGGIVRIINTTAQFAFPVFLPMYMFEHGFSMTEWLKIWGTIFTGNIISNLIFGFIGDRIGWKNTIIWFGGVGCCISTLLFYYAPQLFNGNLGVVMCAGVLWGCLLAGYVPLSALVPSLVKNDKGAAMAVLNLGAGLPVFIGPLIVGISYSFIGSEGVIWILAGLYLLSAFLTSFITLPANQGTSNYYCL; encoded by the coding sequence ATGAAAAGCATAACATATCATTTAACAGAAAGTGCAGCTTCCTTTAAACATTTGTCGTGGGGATATCTAGGTATACTGATTTTTATGATGGGCGATGGAATTGAAGCAGGTTGGCTTAGTCCTTATCTTATTGACAGAGGATTAAATATTCAGGAATCAGCACTTTTGTTTTCTATCTATGGCGTTACTATCGCAATATCTTCTTGGCTTTCGGGAGTTTTAACAGAAACTTATGGCGCAAAAAGAACGATGTTTGCCGGTGTAATTCTTTATTTGCTTGGATCATCTGGATTTGTTGGATTAGGAGTTCCCAATCTGAATTATTCTGTTATGTTGGTAACATATGCCCTTCGAGGTTTTGGCTACCCCTTGTTTGCTTATTCATTTTTAGTGTGGATTACTTATTGCACCCCAAAAGAAAAATTAGGAGGGGCTGTAGGACTGTTCTGGTTTGTTTTTACAGGAGGATTAAATGTTTTAGGTGCTTATTATTCAAGTTGGGCAATAGTACATTTCGGAAATATTGGAACTCTATGGACTTCATTATTCTGGAGTTCATTAGGTGCTTTATTTGCCTTAGGTATGAATTCTTATAAAAAAGGACCAGAGAAAAAATCTTCTGCGAATGCTAAAGAACTGATAAAGGGAATAACTATAATGAGAGATGAGCCCAAAGTGTTACTTGGTGGAATTGTCCGTATTATAAATACTACAGCCCAGTTTGCTTTCCCTGTATTCTTGCCCATGTATATGTTTGAACATGGATTTAGTATGACAGAATGGCTAAAAATATGGGGTACAATCTTTACTGGTAATATAATCTCTAATCTTATTTTTGGATTTATTGGTGATCGAATTGGATGGAAAAATACCATTATATGGTTTGGAGGTGTTGGGTGTTGCATTAGTACACTTTTATTTTACTATGCTCCTCAGTTATTTAATGGGAATTTAGGAGTTGTGATGTGTGCAGGTGTTTTATGGGGCTGTTTGCTGGCTGGGTATGTCCCTTTATCAGCCTTAGTACCTTCTCTTGTTAAGAATGATAAAGGTGCTGCAATGGCTGTGCTTAATTTGGGAGCTGGGCTACCTGTCTTTATTGGACCACTTATAGTCGGAATCTCATATAGTTTTATTGGAAGTGAAGGAGTTATCTGGATTTTGGCCGGGTTATATTTATTAAGTGCATTTCTTACGAGCTTTATTACTCTTCCTGCTAATCAGGGAACGTCAAATTATTATTGTCTATAA
- a CDS encoding sn-glycerol-1-phosphate dehydrogenase — MSRIEKALKAASDTRALYIGSGILSKTSSLFKEQFPGKKAVIIADTTTFEIAGKNVFNALESAGIEQEEPYIFTDPDLYAEYSYVDQLVASLKKHDAIPVAVGSGTINDLTKLSSHLTGRRYMCVATAASMDGYTAFGASITANGAKQTFNCPAPQACLADIDIIKNAPEKMTASGYADLFAKVTAGADWILADWMGVEPIDDTAWSIVQDGLHDALSDPIAIHSGNPEAINALIEGLMLGGFAMQWAKTSRPASGAEHQFSHLWNMEHHLNNGEHISHGFQVSIGMLAITAFYEQVLKSPLSELDVEDCCKNWPLPDESDKQALKMFEGTDFPNIGLQETKAKYISRDELKVQLTQFKEYWQEIQARLLEQIIPYVEVKERLKQVGAPTEPEEIGISRARLRETFVRSQFIRRRFTVLDLAVRTGYMDKWLNGLFGKGGIWEIDDEK, encoded by the coding sequence ATGTCTAGAATAGAGAAAGCCTTAAAAGCGGCGAGTGATACCCGTGCACTTTATATTGGATCTGGAATTTTAAGTAAAACTTCCAGCCTTTTTAAAGAACAATTTCCAGGAAAGAAAGCTGTAATCATAGCTGATACAACAACCTTTGAGATTGCAGGAAAGAATGTGTTCAATGCTTTAGAATCCGCTGGGATTGAACAAGAAGAACCGTACATTTTTACAGATCCTGATCTTTATGCAGAATATTCGTATGTAGATCAATTGGTTGCTTCATTAAAGAAACATGATGCAATTCCTGTTGCTGTTGGCTCAGGGACAATTAATGATTTAACAAAATTATCATCTCATCTTACTGGCAGACGGTATATGTGTGTGGCTACAGCAGCCTCAATGGATGGATATACTGCTTTTGGAGCCTCTATTACTGCTAATGGTGCAAAACAAACATTTAATTGTCCGGCTCCTCAGGCGTGTCTTGCAGATATAGATATTATAAAAAATGCTCCTGAAAAGATGACAGCCTCCGGCTATGCTGATTTGTTTGCTAAAGTGACAGCTGGTGCAGATTGGATTCTGGCAGACTGGATGGGTGTTGAACCTATAGATGATACAGCATGGAGTATTGTACAGGATGGTTTGCATGATGCATTGTCTGATCCTATAGCCATTCATTCAGGAAATCCCGAGGCAATTAATGCTTTAATTGAGGGACTGATGTTAGGTGGGTTTGCAATGCAATGGGCTAAAACCAGTCGTCCTGCTTCTGGGGCAGAACATCAATTTAGCCATTTATGGAATATGGAACATCACTTAAACAATGGTGAACATATATCGCACGGTTTTCAGGTTAGTATTGGCATGCTGGCTATTACTGCATTCTATGAACAGGTGTTAAAATCTCCTTTGAGTGAGCTTGATGTTGAGGATTGTTGCAAGAACTGGCCATTACCCGATGAGTCTGATAAACAGGCTCTTAAAATGTTTGAAGGAACCGATTTTCCAAATATTGGTTTACAAGAAACAAAAGCCAAATACATATCCCGTGATGAACTTAAGGTTCAACTAACTCAGTTTAAAGAATATTGGCAGGAGATACAGGCTCGGCTATTGGAACAAATTATTCCCTATGTTGAGGTTAAAGAAAGACTAAAACAGGTTGGTGCTCCTACTGAACCTGAAGAAATAGGCATTTCTCGCGCCCGATTACGTGAAACATTTGTTCGTTCCCAATTTATTCGCCGTCGTTTTACTGTACTTGATCTGGCTGTAAGGACTGGATATATGGACAAATGGTTAAATGGATTATTTGGTAAAGGTGGTATTTGGGAAATAGATGATGAAAAATAA
- a CDS encoding TonB-dependent receptor codes for MKNHKNYFQLMHVMLYLLFFLIPETFAGTNSMNNKIKLNSMGSGTDNESTTQQKTKKVTGIIKDEKGDPIIGANVLEKGTTNGTITNLDGFFSLSIKEDATLHVTFIGFSEQDVIVGKKNNLTIQLKENAKALDEVVVIGYGVQKKRDIVGAIEQVSGKVLENRSNPNIVRSMQGEIPGLTITMSDGKPSRSAAIHIRSAVNSIGAGGSALVLIDGVEGDLTTVNSEDIASISVLKDASSTAVYGARGSFGVVLVTTKAAVAGKPKIQYSANVSLMKRTVEPEVVTNGLQWTNSFYNSYYNYKGQAPSTINNVFNKYIVTWNDWYDELAKRDADPTLEKARVNAKGYYDYFGNTDWHDIIYKDNTFATQHNVSISGGSDIATYMVSGAFYKYDGIYNKGNENFKRYNLRAKGTVKLKPWLKLENNMDFFRRKYHEPIVMYSNSTTDMSQIFPIQRQLEQQAFPMALEKNIDGTWTEASVYTGWAGFAEGTSYQENNKLDLRNTTTLTADILKDVLVAKADFTYFYNQSERDQIGNLYTGYVSPTVSVQHQSFSYLEKRTYNNEYLAANATLTYTPKLGENHSLKVLGGWNIEDKIYKSILVNRQGLLLPDKPNFSLVDGDNYSIKDNGSYSWGFVGTFFRTNYSYKGKYLLEASGRYDGTSKFPTNQQWGFFPSASAGWRISEEPFMKSAKESWLDNLKIRASAGTSGNGLVDPYQYLSTMSVSKSTVLINGQYSPYTTAPTPNPSSLTWEKATTYDAGIDIDLFQGRLNSVFDYYKRYTTNMYVAGEELPAVYGNSAPYGNYANMRTDGWEFSIGWRDRFKVAGKDFNYNVKLMLWDNETYVTKYTSTTNTLPTIYSTNYYEGMKIGEIWGYRVAGFFQNKEDVANSPSQKQFTNYNGAGNVWEAGDIKFKNLNNDNVITNGSNTLADHGDLDIIGNTSPRYCYGINLGANWNGIGISMFWQGVGKRDWYPAKESSYFWGQYGRPYGFALPWHNEANQANVDADGNIVNGNAYWPRFRSYIAQVAGGALSNANDKYLQDASYLRLKTLTIDYAFPMRIVHKIGIQDLKVYVTGENLLTFTPMHKWAKNFDPEVIEAGDSDYYNDKGGAGDGYSYPMMKSFTFGINVTF; via the coding sequence ATGAAAAATCACAAAAATTATTTTCAATTAATGCATGTAATGCTTTATTTGTTATTCTTTTTGATTCCGGAGACTTTTGCTGGAACAAATAGCATGAATAATAAAATAAAGTTAAATTCAATGGGAAGTGGTACGGATAATGAATCTACAACACAACAGAAAACAAAAAAAGTAACAGGTATTATTAAGGATGAGAAAGGTGATCCTATTATTGGAGCTAATGTACTTGAGAAAGGTACAACAAACGGGACCATAACTAATCTCGATGGCTTCTTCTCATTAAGTATAAAAGAAGATGCAACACTGCATGTTACATTTATTGGATTTAGTGAGCAAGATGTAATTGTTGGTAAGAAAAATAATCTAACTATTCAACTTAAGGAAAATGCAAAAGCATTGGATGAGGTTGTTGTGATTGGTTATGGCGTACAGAAAAAACGTGATATTGTAGGTGCTATAGAGCAAGTGTCAGGTAAGGTCTTGGAAAATAGATCTAATCCGAATATTGTTCGCTCCATGCAAGGTGAAATTCCTGGACTGACCATTACAATGTCTGATGGCAAACCTTCTCGAAGTGCTGCTATTCATATTCGTAGTGCAGTCAATTCTATTGGTGCCGGAGGATCTGCATTGGTTTTAATTGACGGTGTAGAAGGAGATCTTACCACTGTCAATTCTGAAGACATAGCAAGTATATCTGTATTAAAAGACGCTTCTTCCACAGCTGTTTATGGGGCAAGAGGATCTTTTGGGGTGGTATTGGTCACTACTAAAGCTGCTGTTGCTGGCAAACCAAAAATACAGTACAGTGCTAATGTCTCTTTAATGAAACGTACAGTAGAACCTGAGGTTGTAACAAATGGACTACAATGGACAAATTCTTTTTATAACTCTTATTACAACTACAAAGGGCAGGCTCCAAGTACGATTAATAATGTGTTTAATAAATATATAGTAACCTGGAACGATTGGTATGATGAACTTGCAAAAAGGGATGCAGATCCGACACTAGAAAAGGCCCGTGTAAATGCTAAAGGGTATTATGATTATTTTGGCAACACAGACTGGCATGACATCATTTATAAGGATAATACATTTGCTACTCAGCACAATGTTAGCATTTCAGGAGGTAGTGATATTGCAACTTACATGGTGTCCGGAGCATTCTATAAATACGATGGTATTTATAATAAAGGAAATGAAAACTTTAAAAGATATAATCTCCGTGCTAAAGGAACTGTTAAGCTTAAACCATGGTTAAAACTGGAAAATAATATGGATTTTTTCAGAAGAAAATATCATGAGCCTATTGTTATGTATTCTAATAGTACGACTGATATGTCTCAAATATTTCCTATTCAACGTCAGCTTGAGCAACAAGCTTTCCCTATGGCTCTTGAGAAAAATATCGATGGAACATGGACTGAGGCTTCAGTTTATACAGGTTGGGCTGGCTTTGCAGAAGGTACATCTTACCAGGAAAATAATAAATTAGATTTGAGAAATACAACCACACTTACAGCTGATATTCTTAAAGATGTGTTAGTTGCAAAAGCGGACTTTACCTATTTTTATAATCAGTCAGAACGAGATCAGATTGGTAATTTGTATACCGGCTATGTTAGTCCTACCGTATCAGTTCAACATCAGTCTTTTAGTTATCTGGAGAAGCGTACTTATAATAATGAATATCTGGCAGCAAATGCAACCTTGACATATACACCGAAATTAGGAGAAAACCATTCACTGAAAGTTCTTGGAGGATGGAATATTGAAGATAAAATCTATAAATCTATACTTGTTAATCGCCAAGGATTACTGCTTCCTGATAAACCAAACTTTTCATTGGTAGATGGTGATAATTATTCAATTAAAGATAATGGCAGTTATTCCTGGGGATTTGTTGGAACATTCTTCCGAACAAACTATTCTTATAAAGGAAAGTACTTACTTGAGGCTAGTGGACGATATGACGGAACATCAAAGTTTCCAACTAATCAACAATGGGGATTCTTTCCTTCAGCATCTGCTGGATGGAGAATATCTGAAGAACCATTCATGAAGTCAGCTAAAGAAAGCTGGTTAGACAATCTTAAAATACGTGCATCTGCTGGTACTTCCGGTAATGGATTAGTAGATCCTTATCAATATTTGTCTACTATGAGTGTTTCAAAATCTACAGTTTTAATTAATGGACAGTACAGCCCTTATACAACAGCTCCAACCCCGAATCCTTCAAGTCTTACATGGGAGAAGGCAACTACATATGATGCTGGTATTGATATAGATTTGTTTCAAGGACGTTTAAATTCTGTATTTGATTATTACAAACGTTATACTACTAATATGTATGTTGCTGGCGAAGAACTTCCGGCTGTATATGGAAATAGTGCTCCTTATGGGAACTATGCAAATATGAGAACTGATGGTTGGGAATTTAGCATTGGATGGCGTGATCGTTTTAAAGTAGCAGGAAAGGACTTTAATTATAATGTGAAGCTTATGTTATGGGATAATGAGACTTATGTAACTAAATACACCTCTACGACTAATACACTTCCTACAATATACTCAACAAACTATTACGAGGGCATGAAGATTGGCGAAATCTGGGGCTATCGGGTTGCTGGTTTCTTCCAGAACAAAGAAGATGTTGCTAATTCCCCTTCTCAGAAGCAGTTTACAAACTATAATGGTGCTGGGAATGTATGGGAAGCGGGTGATATCAAATTTAAGAATTTGAATAATGATAATGTAATAACGAATGGCAGTAATACCTTGGCGGATCACGGAGACCTTGACATTATAGGAAATACCTCGCCACGTTACTGCTATGGAATTAATCTGGGTGCAAACTGGAATGGCATTGGCATTTCAATGTTCTGGCAGGGTGTTGGAAAGAGAGACTGGTATCCTGCAAAAGAATCTTCCTATTTTTGGGGACAGTATGGACGTCCTTACGGATTTGCACTTCCATGGCATAATGAAGCAAATCAGGCAAATGTCGATGCCGATGGGAATATAGTAAATGGGAATGCTTATTGGCCTCGTTTCCGTAGTTACATTGCACAAGTTGCTGGTGGCGCTTTGTCAAACGCAAATGATAAATATCTTCAGGATGCATCTTATCTTCGTTTAAAGACTCTGACAATAGATTATGCATTCCCGATGCGGATTGTTCATAAAATTGGAATTCAGGATCTTAAAGTATATGTAACGGGTGAAAATCTTCTTACATTTACACCAATGCATAAATGGGCAAAGAACTTTGACCCTGAGGTAATTGAAGCTGGAGACTCTGATTATTACAATGATAAAGGTGGTGCCGGAGATGGCTATAGCTATCCTATGATGAAAAGTTTTACGTTTGGTATCAATGTTACGTTTTAA
- a CDS encoding glycerol-3-phosphate dehydrogenase/oxidase translates to MKRNELFSKISGHNAVCDILIIGGGATGLGTAVDAASRGFKVVLLEQNDFAKATSSRSTKLVHGGVRYLAQGDVQMVVGALRERGLMRKNAPHLVKDMRFIIGNYRWWEQPFYAIGLTAYDLLAGRLGLGRSLPLLKKTVMKEIPGLKQAGLRGGVVYHDGQFDDARMAITLAQTAVDHGAVCLNYVKAEKLLKDGKGKLIGVNAVDQLTGEKYVFKTKVIINATGVFVDEIMKMDAPENKKKVRPSQGVHLVVDSKFLGGNSALMIPKTKDGRVLFGVPWHDKVVLGTTDTPLNNSALEPRALEDEVDFILDQAGQYLGQKISRSDVLSVFAGLRPLAAPTHSDCKKTKEISRNHKIYISKSGLLTITGGKWTTYREMAEDIVDRSIEVARLENKPCVTRHLKVHGYAENVDTNKWDYVYGSDCVKLNSLIKENSANAELLHKNYTFNAAHVVWAVREEMAQSVEDVLARRARLLFLDARAAIEAAPKVAAIMSKEMNKDKDWEKLQVESFTQLANNYILH, encoded by the coding sequence ATGAAACGAAATGAATTATTTAGCAAGATATCAGGGCACAATGCTGTTTGTGATATTTTAATAATTGGAGGTGGTGCTACAGGGTTAGGAACGGCTGTTGATGCTGCTTCACGGGGGTTTAAGGTGGTGTTGCTTGAACAAAATGATTTTGCAAAAGCTACATCAAGTCGTAGTACAAAGCTTGTTCATGGAGGAGTCCGATATTTAGCACAAGGAGATGTTCAAATGGTGGTTGGTGCATTACGTGAGCGTGGCCTTATGCGAAAGAATGCTCCTCATCTTGTTAAAGATATGCGTTTCATAATTGGAAATTATCGTTGGTGGGAACAGCCTTTTTATGCGATTGGTTTAACGGCATACGATCTTCTGGCTGGTCGTTTAGGATTAGGTCGCTCGTTACCTCTTTTAAAGAAAACGGTAATGAAGGAAATTCCAGGACTAAAGCAAGCTGGTTTAAGAGGTGGAGTAGTATATCATGATGGACAATTTGATGATGCAAGAATGGCTATCACTCTTGCACAGACTGCTGTTGATCATGGTGCTGTATGCCTTAATTATGTAAAAGCTGAAAAGCTATTGAAAGACGGAAAAGGCAAATTGATTGGAGTAAACGCTGTAGATCAGTTAACAGGAGAAAAATATGTTTTTAAAACAAAAGTTATAATTAATGCTACCGGAGTTTTTGTTGACGAAATAATGAAAATGGATGCTCCTGAAAATAAGAAGAAAGTGCGCCCAAGTCAGGGAGTACACTTGGTTGTTGATAGTAAATTCTTAGGGGGCAATTCTGCATTAATGATACCAAAAACAAAAGATGGACGTGTGTTGTTTGGTGTGCCATGGCACGATAAAGTTGTTCTCGGAACAACTGATACACCTTTAAATAACTCTGCATTAGAACCGCGTGCATTGGAAGATGAAGTAGACTTTATTTTAGATCAGGCAGGACAATATCTTGGACAAAAAATTTCTCGTAGTGATGTTCTTTCTGTTTTTGCCGGATTACGTCCTTTGGCTGCGCCAACACATAGTGATTGCAAGAAAACAAAAGAAATTTCAAGAAATCATAAAATATATATATCCAAATCGGGTTTACTAACTATAACAGGAGGTAAGTGGACTACTTATCGCGAAATGGCAGAAGATATTGTAGATCGGTCAATAGAAGTTGCCAGACTCGAAAATAAGCCTTGTGTAACCAGACATCTAAAGGTACATGGGTATGCAGAAAATGTAGATACAAATAAGTGGGATTATGTTTATGGAAGTGATTGTGTAAAACTTAACTCTTTGATAAAAGAAAATAGTGCCAATGCTGAATTGCTTCATAAAAATTATACATTTAATGCAGCTCATGTTGTTTGGGCAGTAAGAGAAGAAATGGCTCAATCAGTGGAAGATGTGTTAGCAAGACGTGCCAGATTGCTTTTCCTAGATGCACGTGCGGCAATTGAAGCTGCTCCGAAAGTAGCTGCTATTATGTCAAAAGAGATGAATAAGGACAAAGATTGGGAAAAACTCCAGGTAGAAAGCTTTACCCAATTAGCAAATAATTATATTCTGCATTAA
- a CDS encoding MFS transporter: protein MNSNIKSAYMSMAPDVAKKFKYWQTRTIIVSMIGYAMFYFVRKNLSIAMPAMQADLGITKTELGLFLTLHGLIYGISKFINGFIGDRVNARFFMITGLVLSSACNLIFGFSSAVLVFGIVWMANGWFQGMGFPPCARLLTHWVPPKELATKMSIWNTSHSIGAGLVVIICGYVVSWGWRWCFFFPSAIALGGAVALWFGLRDIPASVGLPEICPEGVSQEEAEHKDTSEEFKQFVRKKVFLNPYIWIIGVANFFVYTIRYAVLDWGPTLLSEWKGFSVHNAGWMVAGFEISGILGMLSAGWVTDKFFGGRGPRVCVICMALATVFIFLFWQLSSPPMWLASLVLMAAGFFIYGPQALVGISASNLATKRAAATATGFTGLFGYASTLVSGWGLGYLVDNFGWSCAIRALIGVGFIGTIIFLMAWKAKADGYND, encoded by the coding sequence ATGAATAGTAATATAAAAAGTGCATATATGTCAATGGCCCCAGATGTAGCCAAGAAATTTAAATATTGGCAAACTCGGACAATTATAGTCAGCATGATAGGGTATGCTATGTTCTATTTTGTACGGAAGAATCTGAGTATAGCAATGCCTGCAATGCAGGCTGATCTTGGTATAACAAAAACAGAATTAGGACTTTTTCTGACCCTTCATGGGTTAATTTACGGAATATCAAAATTTATCAATGGATTTATTGGTGATAGAGTAAATGCACGCTTTTTCATGATTACCGGTTTAGTTCTGTCTTCGGCATGTAACCTGATTTTTGGTTTTAGTTCTGCAGTACTTGTTTTTGGAATTGTCTGGATGGCTAATGGGTGGTTTCAAGGAATGGGATTTCCACCTTGTGCCCGCTTACTTACACATTGGGTGCCTCCTAAAGAATTGGCTACGAAAATGTCTATATGGAACACATCACATTCCATTGGAGCTGGGCTTGTAGTGATAATTTGTGGTTATGTTGTATCCTGGGGGTGGAGATGGTGTTTCTTTTTTCCTTCTGCCATAGCACTAGGTGGAGCAGTTGCGCTTTGGTTTGGTTTACGTGATATTCCCGCTTCTGTAGGATTACCTGAGATATGTCCGGAAGGAGTCTCACAAGAAGAAGCAGAACACAAGGATACATCAGAGGAGTTTAAGCAATTTGTTCGCAAAAAGGTGTTTTTGAATCCATATATCTGGATTATAGGTGTTGCTAATTTCTTTGTATATACGATACGTTATGCTGTTTTGGATTGGGGACCAACATTATTAAGTGAATGGAAAGGCTTTTCTGTACACAATGCAGGATGGATGGTTGCAGGTTTTGAAATATCAGGCATTCTTGGAATGTTGTCTGCGGGATGGGTTACTGATAAATTTTTTGGAGGAAGGGGCCCACGAGTATGTGTAATCTGTATGGCTTTAGCAACAGTGTTTATCTTTTTGTTTTGGCAATTATCTTCACCGCCTATGTGGTTAGCATCACTAGTACTAATGGCAGCAGGCTTTTTTATCTACGGACCTCAGGCTCTGGTGGGAATTTCAGCATCTAACCTGGCCACGAAACGGGCAGCGGCTACTGCTACAGGATTTACAGGCTTATTTGGGTATGCAAGTACACTTGTCTCTGGTTGGGGATTAGGATATCTTGTCGACAATTTTGGGTGGAGTTGTGCTATTCGAGCCCTTATAGGAGTTGGCTTTATTGGTACAATTATATTCCTAATGGCATGGAAAGCTAAAGCTGATGGTTACAATGATTAA